The sequence below is a genomic window from Actinomycetota bacterium.
CGACCAGCCGGTTGCCGGTCGCCCTGGCCCAGACCGGCAGGTCCCGGATCGAATCGGGGTCGGTGGTCAGCACCTCGATCAGTTCACCGGACCGCAAGCCGGCCATGGCCACCGCGGTGCGGGCCACCAGCAACGGGACGGACCGACCCCGTAGGTCCAGGGTCATGCTGACGGTCCCACGCATCGGCTGCTCCTCTGTTCCGGTCCAGCGTGGCAGCCGGTCCAGCCACGGGGCAGGGTCCGATGGACCTCACCCCGCGGGACCCTCAGCCCTGCCGGCCGGCAGCCCCTCGGGCCAGGGTCATGTCATGAGGACCACCGCCGCCACGACCACCCACCGCAACGGACACCGCGGCTGGCCCGCCGCCGGACCGCTCGTCCCGGCCGCGATCCGCGGCGAGGCGTCGCTGCCACGGCTGGCCACGGTTCCAGTCGAGGT
It includes:
- a CDS encoding sulfurtransferase TusA family protein yields the protein MRGTVSMTLDLRGRSVPLLVARTAVAMAGLRSGELIEVLTTDPDSIRDLPVWARATGNRLVEQTAGDGWYRFIVRKR